The Eremothecium cymbalariae DBVPG#7215 chromosome 8, complete sequence genome has a window encoding:
- the SWA2 gene encoding auxilin-like protein SWA2 (similar to Ashbya gossypii AGR352C) has protein sequence MGDPFATLLSNFKGEKKELVQSSPRNASLNAILCESSSKSFESSSALDKLQVQDTSKNAKTVQYDPENAFSERNSADDSLNELFCLRDSASPLPPPEKESIAFDFDTTVRDLNPANLNEAMWGLEGPLLEGVHGMESEPINARGISTEDANSCYDQGLFYIDAQEVLQNGKKFQQRNGFTAGQRSDSDNDRVFTFRKDNEEENLISFASNLFTKGRDLVENKINKTFENIGNRRSTPFEFKLFSSENTNSRSHTNKYEPELSRDSSNSDYISKKFDGLSVDEDKGNPCLNKEENYADLLSHAFLDTGDTEAKDRIWGQSQNVHSQESLYSAEDGKLIDFDTEEAPPPASKVSSHYVPISQIEMSGYQEFNINGKQYFRNGDYHNAHQQYIKSLNTLPVGHPLRIVAYSNIITTQLKIGEHTESLKNIEKACDLLDGSSLDGIIQGTNPPKTYKEFWNKIISKKAEVLEYLEHYDEALAVYRCLISKGVFDKKIIEGKTRCQKHSKITSEPATEDSALAPVQKDKVPKSNNSSIPERRIRSQKAEELIKKRQEMKELEKQKFRLHDKVHSKIQSWIDGKETDLRHLLSRLSLVLTWTNWNHIGANDLVIPKKVKIIYMKAISKVHPDKVPSTLDLESKMLAEDIFSVLGNAWNVFKLNNDIN, from the coding sequence ATGGGTGATCCATTTGCTACCTTATTATCTAATTTTAAAggagaaaagaaagaattgGTTCAAAGCTCTCCCCGTAATGCTTCTTTGAATGCTATTTTATGCGAATCCTCTTCGAAGTCTTTTGAATCTTCCTCCGCCTTGGACAAGTTACAAGTGCAGGATACATCTAAGAATGCCAAAACTGTGCAATATGACCCAGAAAATGCTTTTAGTGAACGAAATTCGGCAGATGATAGTTTAAATGAGCTCTTTTGCTTGCGTGATTCTGCTTCACCGTTGCCACCTCCTGAAAAGGAATCTATTGCCTTTGATTTTGATACTACGGTACGTGATTTAAACCCAGCTAATTTGAATGAAGCTATGTGGGGCCTAGAAGGTCCTTTATTGGAAGGTGTGCATGGGATGGAGTCTGAGCCAATAAATGCCCGTGGAATATCCACCGAAGATGCTAACTCATGTTATGATCAAGGACTTTTTTACATTGATGCCCAAGAAGTTCTTCAGAATGGTAAGAAATTTCAACAGAGAAATGGCTTTACTGCAGGCCAGAGATCAGATTCTGATAACGATAGAGTATTTACTTTCAGAAAggataatgaagaagagaatttgatatcatTTGCTTCAAACTTGTTTACAAAGGGCCGGGACTTGGTAGAGAATAAGATCAATAAAACCTTCGAAAATATAGGGAACAGAAGGTCTACGCCCTTCGAATTCAAACTGTTTTCCTCAGAGAACACAAACTCAAGAAGCCATACTAATAAATATGAACCAGAACTAAGCCGTGATTCCTCTAATTCAGATTATATTTCCAAGAAATTCGACGGTCTCAGTGTAGATGAAGATAAAGGTAACCCTTGTTtgaacaaagaagaaaattatGCAGATCTTCTAAGCCATGCTTTTCTTGATACAGGAGATACAGAAGCCAAAGATAGAATATGGGGGCAAAGTCAGAACGTTCACTCACAGGAATCGCTATATTCAGCAGAAGATGGGAAATTGATCGATTTTGATACGGAAGAGGCGCCACCACCAGCTTCAAAGGTAAGTAGTCATTATGTACCCATTTCTCAAATTGAAATGTCTGGATATCAGGAATTTAACATCAATGGTAAGCAATATTTCAGAAACGGAGATTACCATAATGCTCATCAACAGTATATCAAGTCACTAAACACTTTACCCGTTGGCCACCCCTTACGCATCGTTGCTTATTCTAACATTATTACAACACAATTAAAGATTGGTGAACACACTGAATCgttaaaaaatatagaaaaggCATGTGACTTATTGGATGGAAGCTCGTTAGATGGAATAATTCAGGGAACAAATCCTCCAAAGACTTATAAAgaattttggaataaaattatttcaaaaaaagcAGAGGTTTTGGAATACTTAGAGCACTATGATGAGGCATTAGCTGTTTACCGCTGTTTAATATCAAAAGGCGTATTTGATAAGAAGATCATCGAGGGTAAAACTCGGTGCCAAAAGCATTCTAAAATCACAAGCGAGCCAGCTACTGAAGATTCCGCTCTTGCTCCGGTACAAAAGGATAAGGTACCCAAATCCAATAATTCGTCCATACCTGAACGAAGAATTCGATCCCAAAAGGCTGAGGAACTTATAAAAAAACGCCAAGAGATGaaggaattggaaaaacaaaaatttcGATTACATGACAAAGTCCACTCCAAAATCCAGTCTTGGATTGATGGTAAGGAGACTGATTTACGTCACTTGCTGAGCAGATTATCCTTAGTGCTGACATGGACTAATTGGAACCATATAGGTGCGAATGATCTAGTTATTCCTAAGAAAGTGAAGATCATTTATATGAAAGCGATCAGTAAGGTGCATCCCGATAAGGTTCCTTCCACATTGGACTTAGAAAGCAAAATGCTTGCggaagatatatttagCGTTTTGGGTAATGCATGGAATGTATTCAAGTtaaataatgatattaacTAG
- the YFT2 gene encoding Yft2p (similar to Ashbya gossypii AGR350C): protein MFEKISSNMNSFIVNQRYILVYPSLVFGGAVMRLLAGSERLESVRKSWYLLTEGNMVNYLFVINGNNVWLVLYILMAGVQCYIRTKESDSLPLGGSVPGSSSRERYTIFLCLVKQFIVKLALKMVLLDRIFWLIDHVFIWTGGRCTVSDTKSSMECYRLHGKWVGGFDISGHFCFVTNLSLILWCELFSLEQYLSANEIRLRKRLIWIKYMILLALVTWIFILWVTALFYHTLLEKVLGLILGYVCPVVMYAIIPYYPKLQRILY from the coding sequence atgtttgaaaaaattaGTAGCAACATGAATAGTTTTATAGTTAACCAGCGGTACATACTAGTGTATCCCAGCTTAGTTTTTGGTGGAGCCGTCATGAGGCTTTTAGCTGGAAGTGAAAGGCTTGAGAGTGTCAGGAAAAGTTGGTATTTATTAACTGAGGGAAATATGGTGAACTATTTATTTGTAATTAATGGAAATAACGTTTGGTTGgtgctatatatattgatggCAGGCGTTCAGTGTTACATTAGAACCAAAGAATCTGACTCTTTGCCACTTGGTGGTTCGGTTCCAGGGTCTAGTTCAAGAGAACGGTACACAATATTCTTATGTTTGGTCAAGCAGTTTATTGTGAAGTTAGCATTGAAGATGGTTCTTCTCGATAGaattttttggttgatTGACCATGTATTTATATGGACTGGGGGAAGGTGTACTGTGAGCGACACGAAAAGTTCTATGGAATGCTACAGATTACATGGGAAATGGGTAGGGGGGTTTGATATTAGTGGTCATTTTTGCTTTGTGACAAATCTTAGTTTGATACTATGGTGTGAATTATTTAGTTTGGAGCAATATTTGAGTGCTAACGAAATACGTCTGAGGAAACGCCTTATCTGGATTAAATATATGATTTTGCTCGCTCTAGTGACatggatatttattttgtGGGTAACAGCGTTATTTTATCACACACTTCTAGAAAAGGTGCTAGGTTTGATATTAGGGTATGTGTGTCCTGTTGTGATGTATGCGATAATTCCTTATTATCCGAAGTTACAAAGGATCTTATACTGA
- the NOP10 gene encoding snoRNP complex protein NOP10 (similar to Ashbya gossypii AGR354W) has translation MHLMFTLGPDGKRIYTLKKATEDGEITKPAHPARFSPDDKYSRQRVTLKKRFNMLPTQ, from the coding sequence ATGCATTTAATGTTTACTTTGGGCCCAGATGGCAAAAGAATTTATACCTTAAAGAAGGCCACTGAAGACGGTGAAATCACTAAGCCCGCTCATCCTGCCAGGTTCTCTCCAGACGACAAATATTCGAGACAAAGAGTCACCTTGAAGAAAAGATTCAACATGCTTCCAAcccaataa
- the HIM1 gene encoding Him1p (similar to Ashbya gossypii AGR348W): protein MTEEVREPPTITAFGSVRTVDTVNSGHYRLSRKTSLHYQDIKIKIKSTRNKLFKHDQNQQIISTTTPVNSPPPPEDSSAAKAISVPKVSINPPKVNEKGDNVIILGSTGLTGSQVLKGCMAPWTSGVLYDLKLTKNIWCFNRRLKTVDFSISKLPPTWTAVVNYGGEPHIIRKYDLKIKQHITEIGKLDGLEFQWDQFDWELKLPTDEVKNVTVNVFQIIQNDSKKWDKTFSELFTGNRKPLNDRIEVYLPSIDQVETLISTLGSSSWESRKMKTPRSFVDYTLNMDMAKVFAPDQKKSLIKHMVIVTSFNNLALGVLSPYFRTKQKLENDLTYDVPGLTHLTILRPGPLIGQHGKQIILAPQLPVGSGVLYKCYAWKRSLLKAKLHWLSQVKDVGPSKKVTELIAKATYHLPGNWIVGYSIPSSKVARIAAKEAMTKRNLARNDSDALVVEVTLWSSQEMDRALSGSVAL from the coding sequence CTAGAAATAAATTATTTAAACATGACCAGAATCAACAGATTATTAGCACCACCACGCCGGTAAATTCTCCACCCCCTCCGGAGGATAGTAGTGCTGCAAAAGCTATTAGTGTTCCAAAGGTTAGTATTAATCCTCCAAAAGTCAACGAGAAAGGGGACAATGTTATTATACTAGGATCTACGGGGCTAACTGGTTCTCAGGTTTTGAAGGGATGCATGGCTCCATGGACCAGTGGGGTCTTGTATGATCTGAAGTTGACCAAGAATATCTGGTGTTTCAATAGAAGACTTAAAACTGTCGACTTTAGCATATCGAAGTTACCACCAACATGGACGGCTGTGGTAAATTATGGGGGAGAGCCACATATTATTAGGAAATATGACCTTAAAATAAAGCAGCATATCACTGAAATTGGTAAATTGGACGGCCTAGAATTTCAATGGGATCAGTTTGATTGGGAATTGAAATTGCCCACTGATGAAGTGAAGAATGTCACCGTAAATGTTTTTCAGATCATTCAAAATGATTCAAAGAAGTGGGATAAAACATTCTCAGAACTATTCACAGGAAATCGCAAGCCCCTTAATGACCGTATCGAAGTGTATTTGCCATCAATAGATCAGGTCGAGACTTTAATATCTACCCTTGGGTCAAGTTCTTGGGAGTCACGCAAAATGAAAACTCCACGATCCTTTGTGGACTACACTTTAAACATGGATATGGCCAAGGTTTTCGCACCAGaccaaaaaaagagttTGATAAAACATATGGTGATTGTAACAagtttcaacaatttaGCATTAGGAGTTTTAAGCCCTTATTTTAGGACAAAGCAGAAATTAGAAAACGATTTAACATATGACGTTCCGGGATTAACGCACTTAACAATTCTAAGACCCGGTCCACTAATTGGTCAGCACGGGAAACAAATAATATTAGCACCACAGTTGCCAGTGGGAAGTGGAGTCCTCTACAAGTGCTACGCGTGGAAGAGGTCGCTTCTTAAAGCAAAACTTCACTGGCTTTCTCAAGTGAAAGATGTGGGCCCATCAAAAAAAGTCACCGAGTTGATTGCCAAAGCAACTTACCATCTACCAGGCAATTGGATAGTAGGCTATTCCATCCCCTCTTCAAAAGTCGCTCGAATAGCGGCAAAAGAAGCCATGACTAAACGTAACTTAGCTCGCAATGACTCTGATGCCTTGGTTGTTGAAGTTACACTTTGGTCCAGCCAGGAAATGGATCGCGCCCTATCAGGATCTGTAGCCTTGTGA
- the ERG7 gene encoding lanosterol synthase ERG7 (similar to Ashbya gossypii AGR351W) → MVELYSDYLGLPSTDPSRWRLNCTSLGETSWKYISEADSKKIPQCNCTKWLLNADNFSTPEPDVGNGDANFKAYNAAYNGASFLKLLQNQDSGTFPNQYKGPMFMTICYVGSMYVGRKEIPECEKIEIIRYIVNTAHPVDGGWGLHTTGKSTVFGTVLNYIVLRLLGMSKDHVVCRRARSTLHRLGGAIGAPHWGKIWLSILNLYKWEGVNPAPAEFWTLPYIVPIHPARWWIHTRAIYLPMSYLCGISYACELTPLLQEIRNEIYTTNFDEIQFSKHRNTVCQVDLYFPHSTILNVINSAIVWYQNYLRPDWLVKYSNKKVYELIRKEIVNTEYLCVAPVSAAFCSIVTCIEEGADSPEFERLMEAFAGNVFHGPQGMTVMGTNGSQVWDCSFFVQYLFMANLAELPEFQDAVTNAYKFLCRSQFTHECVSGSYRDKRVGGWPFSTKTQGYTVSDCTAEALKAVIMVKRSPVFAAIHDEISEEALQKAIDVLLSLQNVGSIEYGSFATYEKIRAPLIMEKLNPAEVFENIMVEYPYVECTDSCILGLTYFSEYYDYRKDDIDHSVKIAADYIKKVQGKDGSWYGCWGICYTYAGMFALEALYTIGENYENSEVVRRGCDFLVKKQLSDGGWSESIKSAELMCYINDDKGSLVVPTSWALIGLLLADYPDKEVIDRGIQLLKSRQLRSGEWKFEQIEGIFNHSCAIEYPTYRFLFPIKALGIYAKKYGKRAI, encoded by the coding sequence ATGGTTGAGTTATATTCAGACTACTTGGGACTTCCTTCGACAGACCCATCTCGGTGGAGGCTGAATTGTACTTCTCTGGGTGAAACGTCATGGAAATATATCAGTGAGGCGGACTCCAAGAAGATTCCACAGTGTAACTGTACAAAATGGTTGCTAAATGCGGATAATTTTTCGACACCTGAGCCAGATGTTGGGAATGGTGATGCCAACTTCAAGGCTTACAACGCTGCTTACAATGGTGCTAGTTTTTTGAAGCTTTTACAAAACCAAGATTCAGGGACGTTTCCTAACCAGTATAAAGGACCTATGTTTATGACTATATGTTATGTTGGTTCTATGTATGTTGGACGGAAGGAGATCCCAGAGTGTGAGAAGATTGAGATAATAAGATATATTGTTAACACTGCCCATCCAGTTGATGGTGGGTGGGGGTTACATACTACGGGCAAATCGACTGTTTTTGGCACTGTGTTAAATTATATCGTTTTACGGTTGCTGGGAATGTCCAAGGATCATGTTGTGTGCAGAAGGGCCAGATCTACGTTGCATAGATTGGGGGGGGCGATTGGTGCTCCTCATTGGGGAAAGATCTGGTTATCAATTCTTAATCTGTACAAGTGGGAAGGTGTCAACCCAGCTCCAGCAGAGTTCTGGACACTACCTTACATTGTTCCAATACATCCTGCCCGCTGGTGGATTCATACTAGGGCGATATACCTTCCAATGAGCTATTTATGTGGTATTTCTTACGCTTGCGAATTAACTCCTTTGCTTCAGGAAATTAGAAATGAGATTTATACCACAAATTTCGATGAAATTCAATTTTCGAAGCACAGAAATACTGTATGCCAAGTGGATTTATACTTTCCACACTCAACGATATTAAATGTGATAAATTCTGCGATTGTATGGTATCAAAATTATCTGAGACCCGATTGGCTTGTAAAATATAGCAATAAGAAGGTTTATGAATTGATTCGGAAGGAGATTGTGAACACTGAGTACTTGTGCGTTGCGCCAGTGAGCGCTGCATTCTGTTCAATTGTTACCTGTATAGAAGAGGGCGCTGATTCTCCTGAGTTTGAAAGATTAATGGAAGCATTTGCAGGAAATGTGTTCCATGGTCCACAAGGTATGACTGTTATGGGGACCAACGGTTCTCAGGTTTGGGactgttctttttttgtgCAGTATTTGTTTATGGCTAATCTTGCTGAACTACCAGAATTTCAAGATGCTGTTACTAATGCCTATAAGTTCTTATGTCGTTCTCAGTTTACACATGAATGTGTTTCTGGCAGTTATAGGGATAAGCGTGTTGGTGGTTGGCCATTTTCCACAAAAACCCAAGGATATACAGTGTCTGATTGTACAGCTGAAGCATTAAAGGCGGTTATAATGGTAAAGCGCTCCCCTGTTTTTGCTGCTATCCATGATGAAATATCGGAAGAAGCATTACAAAAGGCCATTGATGTCTTGTTGAGCTTGCAGAATGTTGGCTCAATTGAATATGGCTCCTTTGCAACATACGAAAAAATTAGGGCTCCCTTAATAATGGAGAAGTTGAACCCGGCTGAAGTGTTTGAGAATATTATGGTTGAATATCCCTATGTTGAGTGCACGGATTCTTGTATTTTAGGTTTGACTTATTTCAGTGAGTATTATGACTATCGTAAGGATGATATTGATCATTCGGTGAAAATTGCTGCAGATTACATTAAAAAGGTTCAAGGCAAGGACGGATCGTGGTACGGTTGTTGGGGTATCTGTTATACCTATGCAGGTATGTTTGCACTAGAGGCATTATATACTATTGGAGAGAACTATGAAAACTCTGAGGTGGTTCGTAGAGGTTGTGATTTCTTAGTTAAAAAGCAATTATCTGATGGCGGATGGAGTGAATCAATCAAGTCCGCAGAGTTAATGTGCTATataaatgatgataaagGTTCTCTTGTTGTCCCGACTTCATGGGCTCTAATAGGCCTGTTGCTAGCGGACTATCCGGATAAAGAAGTAATTGACCGTGGTATCCAATTACTTAAATCCCGGCAATTAAGGTCTGGAGAATGGAAATTCGAACAAATTGAAGGTATTTTCAACCACTCATGTGCCATCGAATACCCTACATATCGTTTCCTATTCCCTATTAAGGCTTTAGGAATTTATGCAAAAAAATATGGTAAGAGAGCTATATaa
- a CDS encoding uncharacterized protein (similar to Ashbya gossypii AGR353C), with product MSERNINRTYWSDEWFLLPESIKPKELKSFLTDSDKIGSFSFMWFTVFIISLLAYMIFSFVYEYSYAMKKRIQRRHEEALISQKPIWISICDYHTKLSPAAQDAYLEYSQRMFEQLRGRLEVEKAQSTAIQNAKTKAEEELNGLKRLTAWACKRAHFSKWKFKEQRHIILEDMV from the coding sequence ATGTCGGAACGGAACATTAACCGTACGTATTGGTCTGATGAGTGGTTTTTGCTTCCTGAATCTATCAAACCCAAGGAATTGAAGTCTTTTCTAACCGACAGTGATAAAATAGGATCCTTTTCCTTCATGTGGTTCACAGTATTCATAATATCATTGCTTGCATACATGATTTTCTCCTTTGTCTATGAATACTCATACGCAATGAAAAAGAGGATCCAAAGAAGACATGAAGAAGCATTGATTTCTCAAAAGCCTATATGGATTTCTATCTGTGATTATCATACAAAACTATCACCTGCTGCACAGGATGCCTACCTCGAATATTCTCAGAGAATGTTCGAACAGCTAAGGGGGCGCTTAGAAGTGGAAAAGGCACAGTCCACCGCCATTCAAAACGCCAAGACCaaagctgaagaagaattgaatGGCCTAAAGCGCCTAACGGCATGGGCTTGTAAGCGTGCACATTTCTCCAAATGGAAGTTCAAAGAGCAAAGGCATATCATACTGGAGGATATGGTATGA
- the MCM21 gene encoding Mcm21p (similar to Ashbya gossypii AGR349W): MQHDVEHRMFDPTIASFFDTEIVRSPSKRNKLMKSSATSIRPDNELEKFVEIENCYRMSGITFFPLVDPGKLASNTHHDSTSLVAELLGIRLEVFNETTLKYEPPYYIILKRRPKANQIWDLYKHTIPKVIDIEQIWSTTGHGIISMDKEVYIFAKKCYMELLAIHYRLQFICNLDPQLFENIKVDSYAVMLSFQLTGEEIITVVAQLRDRSIIDCDIDIERHNEWSKIILGPLVDLPDKILILQGSV; encoded by the coding sequence ATGCAGCATGATGTTGAACACCGGATGTTTGATCCAACCATCGCTTCGTTTTTCGATACTGAGATTGTTCGATCTCCTAGTAAACGGAATAAGCTGATGAAGTCTTCTGCGACGTCTATTCGACCGGATAACGAGTTGGAGAAGTTTGTTGAGATCGAAAATTGTTATAGAATGTCAGGAATAACGTTTTTCCCTCTAGTAGACCCGGGGAAGCTTGCTAGTAATACCCATCACGATAGCACTTCTCTAGTGGCTGAACTGTTGGGAATCAGATTGGAAGTATTTAACGAAACAACGTTGAAATACGAGCCTCCTTACTATATAATACTGAAGCGGCGTCCCAAAGCAAATCAAATTTGGGATCTATACAAGCACACCATCCCCAAGGTGATTgatattgaacaaatctGGTCTACTACTGGCCATGGAATAATTTCAATGGACAAAGAAGTGTATATTTTTGCTAAAAAATGTTATATGGAGTTACTTGCAATTCATTACAGATTGCAATTTATTTGCAATTTAGATCCCCAATTGTTTGAGAACATCAAAGTAGACTCATACGCTGTCATGTTGTCATTCCAGCTCACTGGCGAAGAGATAATAACAGTGGTTGCACAACTTCGGGATCGATCCATTATCGACTGTGATATTGATATAGAAAGGCATAATGAGTGGAGTAAAATAATACTGGGTCCTCTGGTTGATTTACCCGATAAAATCCTTATACTACAGGGCTCAGTATAA